A stretch of Arthrobacter sunyaminii DNA encodes these proteins:
- a CDS encoding extracellular solute-binding protein, translated as MEQKLASRRSFLSLAALVPIAAYTLTACGSSGPGDTSSGGASIWALSGQPNEDIRQATIDAFNKANPDSQIKPTFFQNDAYKTKIKTAIGAGQAPTIIHGWGGGTLRTYAEAGQVEDLTAWFDENPEVKGRLLESTFGAATVDGKIYAIPTQTVTPIIFYYNKELFDQAGAEPPATWDDLMALTKTFNDMGVAPLSLGGQSRWTSMMWLEYLYDRVGGPEVFTAIYNGEPDAWSHPAAIQATTMIQDLVKANGFIKGFTSITADSNADQALLYTNKAAMMLHGGWTYGGMKNDGAGFVEGGKLGWVNFPTVEGGKGDPKNTVGNPAGYQSISSKASDTEKETAKKFFKDGLLTDEEIDSYIKSGSVPIVTGIEDKLNESDDKEFLSFEYELTKNAPNFQQSWDQALSPTAAEALLSNIDQLFLLSITPEQFASNMNATLGK; from the coding sequence ATGGAACAGAAGCTAGCATCACGCCGGTCCTTCCTTTCGCTGGCGGCGCTGGTGCCCATCGCCGCCTACACGCTCACGGCCTGCGGTTCATCCGGACCCGGGGATACGTCCTCGGGCGGAGCCAGTATTTGGGCGCTGAGCGGCCAGCCCAACGAGGACATCCGCCAGGCGACCATCGACGCCTTCAACAAGGCCAATCCGGACTCACAGATCAAACCGACCTTCTTCCAGAACGACGCTTACAAGACCAAGATCAAAACCGCCATCGGAGCCGGACAGGCGCCCACGATCATCCATGGTTGGGGCGGCGGAACGCTGCGCACCTATGCCGAGGCCGGGCAGGTCGAGGATCTCACCGCGTGGTTCGACGAGAACCCGGAGGTCAAGGGGCGGCTGCTGGAATCCACGTTCGGCGCCGCCACCGTGGACGGCAAGATCTACGCCATCCCCACGCAGACCGTCACGCCGATCATCTTTTACTACAACAAGGAACTCTTCGATCAGGCCGGTGCCGAGCCGCCCGCCACCTGGGATGACCTTATGGCTTTGACCAAAACATTCAATGACATGGGCGTGGCCCCGCTCTCCTTGGGCGGGCAATCACGTTGGACCTCCATGATGTGGCTCGAATACCTGTATGACCGGGTGGGTGGCCCCGAGGTCTTTACCGCCATCTACAACGGCGAGCCCGACGCCTGGTCACATCCTGCCGCCATACAGGCCACCACCATGATCCAGGACCTGGTCAAGGCCAACGGGTTTATCAAGGGCTTTACCTCCATCACCGCCGACAGCAACGCGGATCAGGCACTGCTGTACACGAACAAGGCCGCCATGATGCTGCACGGCGGCTGGACCTACGGCGGCATGAAGAACGACGGCGCCGGCTTCGTGGAGGGCGGAAAACTCGGTTGGGTCAACTTCCCTACAGTGGAGGGCGGCAAGGGCGATCCGAAAAACACGGTCGGCAACCCCGCCGGCTACCAGTCCATCTCCTCCAAGGCCAGCGACACCGAAAAGGAGACGGCCAAGAAGTTCTTCAAGGACGGCCTTCTCACCGACGAGGAGATCGACTCCTACATCAAGTCCGGCTCGGTTCCGATTGTGACCGGCATCGAGGACAAGCTGAACGAGTCAGACGACAAGGAGTTCCTGAGCTTCGAATACGAGCTGACCAAAAACGCTCCGAATTTCCAGCAGTCCTGGGACCAGGCGCTGAGCCCCACCGCGGCGGAAGCGCTGCTGAGCAACATCGATCAGCTGTTCCTGCTGTCGATAACCCCTGAGCAGTTCGCTTCCAACATGAATGCGACTCTGGGCAAATGA
- a CDS encoding carbohydrate ABC transporter permease — MVLPAMFFFVVFAVVPLVGVFVLSFANWDGIGAISLAGIGNWLSVLGDPVMHNSLRLTFFIMIVSWLVQTPLSILLGVFTAGSQKYRALLAVLYFLPLLLSSAAIAIAFKALLDPNFGLAVGLKLPFLAQDWLGHPQLVLLVVIFVIAWQFVPFHTLIYQGGVRQIPKSLYEAAEIDGAGKIKQFLHITLPQLKYTIITSSTLMVVGSLTYFDLIFVLTAGGPGNSTRILALDMYLTGFRANLMGPASVLAVILVLIGLGLALALQRLGGKDSSGSQLEGM; from the coding sequence ATGGTCCTGCCGGCAATGTTCTTCTTTGTGGTCTTCGCCGTTGTTCCCCTGGTGGGTGTCTTTGTGCTCAGCTTCGCCAACTGGGACGGCATCGGCGCGATCTCCCTCGCCGGCATCGGCAACTGGCTTTCGGTCCTGGGCGACCCCGTGATGCACAACTCCCTCCGGCTGACGTTCTTCATCATGATCGTCTCCTGGCTGGTCCAAACACCGCTGAGCATCCTGCTCGGCGTCTTCACCGCCGGAAGCCAAAAATACCGGGCACTCCTGGCCGTCCTGTACTTCCTGCCCCTGCTGCTGTCCTCCGCGGCCATCGCCATTGCCTTCAAGGCCCTGCTGGATCCGAATTTCGGCCTGGCGGTGGGCCTCAAGCTGCCCTTCCTGGCCCAGGACTGGCTGGGACACCCGCAGCTGGTGCTGCTGGTGGTCATCTTCGTCATCGCGTGGCAGTTCGTCCCCTTCCACACACTCATCTACCAAGGCGGCGTGCGGCAGATTCCGAAGTCGTTGTACGAGGCCGCGGAAATCGACGGTGCCGGGAAGATCAAGCAGTTCCTCCACATCACCCTTCCCCAGCTGAAGTACACCATCATCACGTCATCGACGCTGATGGTGGTGGGGTCCCTGACCTACTTCGACCTCATCTTCGTGCTGACGGCGGGGGGACCGGGCAACTCCACCCGCATCCTGGCCCTTGACATGTACCTCACCGGGTTCCGTGCCAACCTCATGGGCCCGGCGAGTGTCCTCGCCGTGATCCTGGTGCTCATCGGGCTGGGACTGGCGCTGGCCCTGCAGCGCCTCGGTGGCAAGGACTCCAGCGGCAGCCAATTGGAAGGCATGTGA
- a CDS encoding carbohydrate ABC transporter permease: MTATATKPESPVPARAPSSPGKGRRWRKLNYAGGLAGWIWLAIIIIPVYYVVITSLKTSAGYFAQNPLAIPTSPTLENYRMVLEADFAKYFMNSAIITIGAVIPTVAVAFMASFAIVRGNGRFLRLANGMFLMGLAIPLQATIIPIYLMIIRLNLYDSLLALVLPSIAFAIPLTVLILSNFIRDVPNELFESMRLDGCSEWQTMWRLALPLTKPAIVTVSIYNALGVWNGFLLPLILTQSPDLRVLPLALWSFQGEYSVNIPAVLASVVLTTLPILVLYIVGRRQLLSGLTAGFSK, from the coding sequence ATGACTGCAACTGCAACCAAGCCGGAGTCTCCCGTACCAGCCCGTGCCCCCTCATCCCCGGGTAAGGGGCGGCGCTGGCGGAAACTGAACTATGCCGGCGGACTGGCCGGCTGGATCTGGCTGGCGATCATCATCATCCCGGTTTATTACGTGGTGATCACCAGCCTGAAAACCTCGGCCGGCTACTTCGCCCAAAACCCCCTGGCTATTCCGACGTCTCCCACCCTGGAGAACTACCGGATGGTGCTGGAGGCGGACTTCGCCAAGTACTTCATGAACAGTGCCATCATCACCATCGGAGCCGTCATTCCCACGGTCGCCGTGGCGTTCATGGCGTCTTTCGCGATCGTGCGGGGCAACGGCCGGTTCCTGCGTCTTGCCAACGGAATGTTCCTGATGGGCCTGGCCATTCCACTCCAGGCCACGATCATTCCGATCTACCTGATGATCATCCGGCTGAACCTCTACGACAGCCTCCTGGCTCTGGTGCTGCCATCCATCGCCTTCGCCATTCCACTGACCGTACTAATCCTGTCCAATTTCATCCGCGACGTGCCGAATGAGCTGTTCGAATCCATGCGGCTGGACGGCTGCAGCGAGTGGCAGACCATGTGGCGCCTTGCCCTGCCACTGACCAAACCTGCCATTGTCACCGTGAGCATCTACAACGCCCTGGGCGTGTGGAACGGCTTCCTGCTCCCGCTGATCCTCACGCAGAGCCCGGACCTGCGCGTCCTGCCGCTGGCGCTGTGGAGCTTCCAAGGCGAGTACAGCGTCAACATCCCCGCGGTGCTGGCCTCCGTGGTCCTCACCACTCTGCCCATCCTGGTGCTCTATATCGTGGGACGCCGCCAGCTGCTGAGCGGCTTGACCGCAGGGTTCAGCAAGTAA
- a CDS encoding Gfo/Idh/MocA family protein, with translation MTKAEPAPLRIGMVGYAFMGAAHSHAWRTAHRFFDLPLTPQLTAVAGRNAAAVEEAAARMGWASTETDWRALIERDDIDLIDICSPGNTHAEIAVAALRAGKHVLCEKPLANTVAEAEEMAAAAQEAARNGVFAMCGYSYRRTPALALAKRMVDDGRLGKIRQVRAQYLQDWLSDENAPLTWRLDREVSGSGALGDIGAHIIDAAQFVTGQQITGVSALLETFTRRRPVGGDFVGLGGHGAAGEDQPMGDVSVDDAAIFTARFDGGPIGVFEATRAALGRKNAMRLEVNGSQGSLAFDFEDMNFLQFYDGTDRPGEQGFHRIMVTEPEHPYVGNWWPTGHGLGYEHGFTHQAADLVAALAAGTQPAPSFADALQVQRVLAAVEESAADDSRWTPVDANAHSAAGAALKTTAEEIR, from the coding sequence ATGACCAAGGCAGAACCTGCCCCGCTCCGGATCGGAATGGTTGGCTACGCCTTTATGGGTGCTGCCCATTCACACGCATGGCGCACTGCCCACCGTTTCTTCGATCTGCCGCTGACACCTCAGCTCACGGCTGTGGCCGGACGAAACGCCGCCGCTGTGGAGGAAGCCGCAGCACGTATGGGCTGGGCTTCCACGGAAACTGATTGGCGGGCGCTCATCGAACGGGATGACATCGACCTGATCGACATCTGCTCGCCCGGTAACACCCATGCCGAGATTGCGGTTGCCGCCCTGCGCGCGGGGAAACACGTATTGTGCGAGAAACCGCTCGCCAACACGGTGGCAGAAGCCGAGGAGATGGCGGCTGCAGCACAGGAGGCGGCACGCAACGGGGTCTTTGCCATGTGCGGGTATTCGTACCGGCGCACCCCGGCACTGGCACTGGCGAAGCGGATGGTCGACGACGGCCGGCTGGGGAAGATCCGCCAGGTGCGGGCGCAGTACCTCCAGGACTGGCTCAGCGATGAAAACGCGCCGCTGACCTGGCGGCTGGACCGGGAGGTGTCGGGATCCGGCGCACTGGGCGACATTGGCGCGCACATCATTGACGCGGCGCAGTTTGTCACCGGGCAGCAGATCACCGGGGTCTCCGCCCTGCTGGAGACCTTCACCCGGCGCCGTCCGGTGGGCGGGGACTTCGTTGGGCTTGGCGGGCACGGTGCCGCCGGAGAGGACCAGCCCATGGGGGACGTGAGCGTGGATGACGCCGCCATCTTCACCGCCCGTTTCGACGGCGGACCCATCGGCGTCTTCGAGGCCACCCGCGCGGCCCTGGGCCGAAAGAATGCCATGCGCCTGGAAGTGAACGGATCGCAGGGTTCCCTGGCCTTCGATTTTGAGGACATGAACTTCCTCCAGTTCTACGACGGAACCGACCGCCCGGGAGAACAGGGTTTCCACCGCATCATGGTCACGGAGCCGGAGCACCCCTACGTCGGCAATTGGTGGCCCACCGGCCATGGGTTGGGTTATGAGCACGGTTTCACACATCAGGCGGCGGACCTGGTGGCGGCGCTCGCCGCCGGTACACAGCCCGCGCCGTCGTTCGCCGATGCCCTCCAGGTGCAGCGCGTACTCGCAGCCGTCGAAGAAAGTGCGGCTGATGACAGCCGCTGGACGCCGGTGGACGCAAACGCGCACTCCGCCGCCGGAGCCGCCCTGAAAACTACTGCAGAGGAGATCCGATGA
- a CDS encoding sugar phosphate isomerase/epimerase family protein has product MTRPITLFTGQWADLPFEEVARLAGEWGFDGLEIACWGDHLDVWRAVEDDEYLQDRLDILKRNNLSVHAISNHLNGQAVCDDPIDERHQGIVSARVWGDGEPEGVRTRAAEELKMTARAAARLGVKTVTGFTGSAIWKTVAMFPPVPEGMIDRGYQDFADRWNPIIDVFDEVGVRFALEVHPSEIAYDYWTAHRTLEAIGHREGFGLNFDPSHFIWQDLDPAAFLYDFRDRIYHVHVKESVKQLDGRNGRLGSHLPWGDPRRGWDFVTAGHGDVPWERIFRMLNAIGYTGPTSVEWEDAGMDRLVGGPSALALVKSLAQITPPDAAFDSAFATK; this is encoded by the coding sequence ATGACCCGCCCCATCACGCTGTTCACCGGCCAGTGGGCCGACCTTCCGTTCGAAGAAGTTGCCCGGCTGGCGGGCGAGTGGGGTTTTGACGGCCTTGAAATCGCATGCTGGGGGGACCACCTGGATGTTTGGCGGGCGGTGGAGGATGACGAATACCTGCAGGACCGGCTCGACATCCTCAAGCGCAACAATCTTTCGGTCCATGCCATTTCGAACCACCTCAACGGACAGGCCGTCTGTGACGATCCGATTGATGAACGGCACCAGGGAATTGTTTCGGCCCGGGTCTGGGGCGACGGGGAACCGGAAGGCGTGCGCACCCGCGCCGCTGAAGAACTCAAGATGACCGCACGGGCCGCAGCCCGCCTCGGAGTAAAAACGGTGACGGGCTTCACCGGATCGGCCATCTGGAAGACGGTAGCAATGTTCCCGCCGGTGCCCGAGGGCATGATCGATCGCGGTTATCAGGACTTTGCCGACCGCTGGAATCCCATCATTGACGTTTTTGATGAGGTGGGCGTCCGTTTTGCCCTCGAGGTCCACCCGTCAGAGATTGCTTACGACTACTGGACGGCGCACCGGACCCTGGAAGCCATCGGCCACCGGGAAGGCTTCGGGCTGAACTTCGATCCCTCCCATTTCATCTGGCAGGACCTTGATCCGGCAGCTTTCCTTTACGACTTCCGTGACCGGATCTATCACGTGCATGTCAAGGAGTCGGTGAAACAGCTGGATGGCCGCAACGGCCGGCTGGGGTCACATCTGCCGTGGGGTGATCCGCGCCGGGGATGGGATTTTGTCACGGCAGGACACGGTGATGTTCCGTGGGAGCGCATTTTCCGCATGCTCAACGCCATCGGCTATACCGGGCCGACGAGCGTGGAATGGGAGGACGCCGGCATGGACCGTCTGGTAGGCGGCCCATCCGCCCTGGCACTGGTGAAATCCCTCGCACAGATCACTCCGCCGGACGCCGCCTTCGACTCAGCTTTTGCAACCAAGTAA
- a CDS encoding ThuA domain-containing protein, translated as MSTTRQALVVRGGWDGHQPVEATELFMPHLRDSGFDIRIEESPKIYADASYMAGVDLIVQCNTMNTIEREEFEGLRAAIEAGTGMAGWHGGIADSYRNSSDYLHLIGGQFACHPGKHPDQRIGEASDNFIDYTVNMLPAAADHPITAGLSDFNLRTEQYWVLTDDYIDILATTTLPVREWDAWHRPVTCPAVWTRQWGKGRIFVATPGHSVEILQDPSVSTIIERGMLWASR; from the coding sequence ATGAGCACCACACGTCAGGCCCTGGTTGTCCGGGGCGGCTGGGACGGACATCAGCCCGTTGAAGCCACCGAGCTTTTTATGCCGCACCTCAGGGACAGCGGATTCGACATCCGGATTGAGGAATCCCCCAAGATCTACGCCGACGCCTCTTACATGGCCGGCGTGGACCTCATCGTCCAATGCAACACCATGAACACAATTGAGCGGGAGGAGTTCGAAGGGCTGCGAGCCGCTATCGAGGCCGGGACCGGGATGGCCGGCTGGCACGGCGGCATTGCCGATTCCTACCGCAACAGCTCGGATTACCTTCACCTGATCGGCGGACAGTTCGCCTGTCACCCCGGCAAGCATCCGGACCAGCGCATAGGGGAGGCGTCGGACAACTTCATCGACTACACGGTGAACATGCTGCCGGCGGCAGCTGACCATCCCATTACCGCCGGGCTCTCCGATTTCAACCTGCGCACGGAGCAGTACTGGGTGCTTACGGACGACTACATCGATATCCTCGCCACCACCACGCTTCCGGTACGGGAATGGGATGCCTGGCATCGCCCGGTGACCTGCCCGGCTGTGTGGACGCGACAGTGGGGCAAGGGCAGGATCTTCGTGGCGACTCCCGGGCATTCGGTAGAGATTCTGCAGGATCCGAGCGTTTCAACCATCATTGAGAGGGGCATGCTGTGGGCGAGCCGCTAA
- a CDS encoding Gfo/Idh/MocA family protein, with translation MRIGMVGCGNISAAYLETFPRLDAVTLTAVADLDMDRAQAVAAAHPGVRALTVDELLSDDAVDLVLNLTIPAAHAEVALKAIAAGKHVYGEKPLAAGTAEGQSMLAAAEAAGVILGSAPDTVLGTGTQTARKAIDDGLIGKPISATATMVTPGHERWHPNPDFYYVPGGGPLLDMGPYYVSALVTLLGPVTSVVGASSSTRSTRVIGSGPRTGEEIPVSTPTHVTGVLIHASGALSTLVMSFDAVATRAANIEVHGETGSLVVPDPNRFNGEVQLRRLDGEEWEVVPVSAGYQAASRGIGLQDLARTPAGELPRASGEMGFHVLEVMEAVLASAEAGTALPINSTCERPPAVALSLSGGMEAVSGS, from the coding sequence ATGAGGATTGGCATGGTGGGTTGCGGAAATATCAGCGCAGCGTACCTGGAGACCTTTCCGCGGTTGGACGCTGTCACCCTGACGGCTGTTGCGGACCTCGATATGGACCGCGCACAGGCCGTAGCCGCAGCCCACCCCGGCGTCCGGGCCCTGACTGTGGACGAACTGCTGTCCGACGACGCCGTTGACCTGGTCTTGAACCTCACCATTCCGGCAGCCCATGCAGAAGTTGCGCTTAAAGCCATTGCGGCTGGCAAACACGTGTATGGCGAGAAGCCATTGGCTGCCGGCACCGCAGAGGGGCAGTCGATGCTGGCAGCGGCGGAAGCAGCCGGCGTGATCCTGGGATCAGCCCCGGATACTGTGCTCGGCACGGGAACCCAGACCGCACGCAAGGCCATTGACGACGGGCTGATCGGCAAGCCGATCTCGGCGACCGCCACCATGGTGACACCGGGGCATGAGCGGTGGCACCCGAACCCTGACTTCTACTATGTTCCCGGTGGAGGACCCTTGCTGGACATGGGTCCCTACTATGTCTCCGCGCTGGTGACGCTGCTCGGTCCGGTGACCTCCGTCGTCGGTGCCTCCAGCAGCACGCGCAGTACCCGGGTCATTGGTTCCGGCCCGCGCACGGGGGAAGAGATTCCGGTCAGCACTCCCACGCACGTAACGGGGGTGCTGATCCATGCCTCCGGTGCGCTGTCCACGCTGGTCATGAGTTTTGACGCGGTGGCCACCCGGGCCGCCAACATTGAGGTCCACGGGGAAACCGGATCACTGGTGGTGCCTGATCCCAACCGGTTCAACGGGGAAGTCCAACTGCGCCGGCTCGACGGCGAGGAATGGGAGGTGGTACCCGTATCCGCCGGTTACCAGGCCGCGTCGCGGGGGATTGGCCTACAGGACCTGGCCCGAACGCCGGCCGGGGAACTGCCTCGGGCCAGCGGGGAAATGGGCTTCCACGTTCTCGAGGTCATGGAAGCGGTCCTTGCTTCCGCAGAAGCCGGAACCGCACTGCCGATCAACAGCACATGTGAGCGTCCACCTGCCGTCGCGCTTTCCCTGTCCGGGGGAATGGAGGCAGTCTCCGGTTCCTAG
- a CDS encoding DUF3626 domain-containing protein — translation MAEPMTVLPRPWEQAVDYVNSRTAGPPLDLSLDITIHFHPDSPVNDVSLLERLVKDGLYRSQFETGTGNGGLTAWPGGERWRWEQRMFGEAYDSAPAAERPKYGSLNYRRLPVGGSVRFGSSHFRLKHSEYGRLTFCFPDSSTEPEHFGTMDRMPLVGMAAQYSEESGLDVLDDHIEAHIHGPLQLNSHIAALVLDPSYRGTEVEVAARRLPCPVEWHEGFRLSTDELEQHADYRGRNIVSAGQSIAEDGWLDPRIIGQAVRDRSFDRQTLKQIWHCVARFGYNWGAAGIPSPPQQYD, via the coding sequence ATGGCAGAACCAATGACCGTTCTTCCGCGCCCATGGGAGCAGGCCGTCGACTATGTCAACAGCCGAACAGCAGGACCTCCGCTTGATCTATCCCTGGATATAACCATTCATTTCCATCCTGATTCTCCGGTCAATGACGTCTCCCTGCTGGAACGCCTGGTGAAGGATGGTCTCTACCGGTCGCAGTTTGAAACCGGCACGGGAAACGGCGGGCTCACGGCATGGCCAGGCGGCGAGCGCTGGCGCTGGGAACAGCGCATGTTCGGCGAAGCGTATGACAGCGCCCCGGCAGCCGAGCGGCCCAAATACGGTTCGCTCAATTACCGCAGGCTCCCCGTGGGTGGATCCGTTCGGTTCGGCTCCTCCCATTTCCGGCTCAAGCACTCGGAATACGGGCGGCTGACCTTCTGCTTCCCGGACAGCAGCACCGAGCCGGAGCATTTTGGAACGATGGACCGGATGCCGTTGGTTGGTATGGCGGCACAGTACTCAGAGGAGTCCGGGCTTGATGTGCTGGACGACCACATCGAAGCGCACATCCACGGCCCGCTGCAGCTCAACAGTCATATTGCAGCGCTGGTACTGGACCCCTCCTACCGCGGCACGGAGGTCGAGGTTGCTGCCCGCAGGCTGCCGTGTCCCGTCGAGTGGCACGAGGGCTTCCGCCTCAGTACCGATGAACTGGAACAGCACGCGGACTATCGGGGCCGGAATATCGTATCCGCCGGCCAAAGCATCGCTGAAGACGGATGGCTTGATCCCCGCATTATCGGGCAGGCCGTCAGGGATCGGAGCTTTGACCGGCAGACACTGAAGCAGATCTGGCACTGTGTAGCGAGGTTCGGGTACAACTGGGGTGCCGCTGGCATACCCTCACCCCCTCAACAGTACGACTAG
- a CDS encoding HNH endonuclease, producing the protein MIDEIRLLEELKSAAAAAQARAAAAFDASTRRAQARAGLAAEELGRGVGAQIGLARRESPHRGNRLLGLAKILTTEMPHTLHALSVGVLSEWRATLLVRETACLSRQDRGRVDAVVAGNLAGLGALGDRALVARVRSLSYGLDPQSVVNRAAKAVEGRYVSCRPAPDTMTYLTGLLPVAQGVGVFAALSREADRLRAAGDCRGRGQIMADTLVERVTGQARAEDVRVEVQLIMTDRALLAGVLPAGVMDAGDPDAGVPVAGVPDGSEPAVLAGYGVVPAQWARDLIRGSRPDTGSGSGGAAPEWGTPRVRPDPRTEVWLRRLYAVPGSGRLVAMDSMARLVPKGLARFIAARDRVCRMPWCGAPIRHYDHVVPVREGGLTSAGNVQGLCEACNQAKEAPGWTARTVQDIADHTPDGRHTVVTTTPTGHSYSSTAPPLC; encoded by the coding sequence TTGATTGATGAGATTCGGTTGTTGGAGGAGTTGAAGTCCGCGGCCGCGGCGGCGCAGGCTCGGGCTGCGGCGGCGTTTGATGCCTCGACCCGCCGGGCGCAGGCCCGGGCGGGGCTGGCGGCGGAGGAGTTGGGCCGGGGTGTGGGCGCGCAGATCGGGTTGGCCCGCCGGGAGTCCCCGCACCGGGGCAACCGGTTGCTGGGGTTGGCGAAGATCCTGACCACGGAAATGCCGCATACCCTGCACGCTTTGAGTGTGGGGGTGCTCAGTGAGTGGCGGGCGACATTGTTGGTGCGGGAGACGGCGTGCCTGTCCCGGCAGGACCGGGGCCGGGTGGATGCGGTGGTGGCCGGGAACCTGGCGGGGTTGGGGGCCCTGGGTGATCGGGCACTGGTAGCCCGGGTGAGGTCTTTGTCTTACGGGTTGGATCCGCAGTCGGTGGTGAATCGTGCGGCGAAGGCGGTTGAGGGCCGGTATGTGTCGTGTCGTCCGGCGCCGGACACCATGACGTATTTGACGGGGTTGTTGCCGGTGGCCCAGGGGGTGGGGGTGTTCGCGGCGTTGTCCCGGGAAGCTGACCGGTTGCGTGCTGCCGGGGATTGCCGGGGCCGGGGGCAGATTATGGCCGATACGTTGGTGGAGCGGGTCACGGGGCAGGCGCGGGCGGAGGATGTGCGGGTGGAGGTGCAGTTGATCATGACGGACCGGGCGTTGCTGGCCGGGGTGCTGCCCGCGGGTGTCATGGATGCCGGTGATCCGGACGCAGGTGTTCCTGTTGCCGGTGTTCCTGATGGTTCGGAGCCGGCGGTGTTGGCGGGGTACGGGGTGGTGCCGGCGCAGTGGGCGCGGGACCTGATCCGCGGCAGCCGGCCGGACACTGGTTCGGGTTCCGGCGGCGCAGCGCCAGAGTGGGGCACGCCGCGGGTGCGGCCTGATCCGCGGACCGAGGTCTGGTTGCGGCGGTTGTATGCGGTTCCCGGGTCGGGGCGGCTGGTGGCGATGGATTCGATGGCACGGTTGGTGCCGAAGGGTTTGGCACGGTTTATCGCGGCTAGGGACCGGGTGTGTCGGATGCCGTGGTGTGGTGCTCCGATCCGGCATTATGACCATGTTGTGCCGGTTCGTGAGGGTGGTTTGACGTCGGCGGGGAATGTTCAGGGTTTGTGTGAGGCCTGCAACCAGGCCAAGGAAGCACCCGGCTGGACCGCCCGAACCGTGCAGGACATCGCAGACCACACGCCGGATGGCAGGCACACGGTGGTCACCACGACCCCAACGGGGCATTCATATAGTTCAACCGCACCACCATTGTGCTGA
- a CDS encoding ATP-binding protein, whose amino-acid sequence MPETETHKTHTNSQGAPLKENPFRPSAGATPPQILGRAGVLDEFEYGLRLGSGAPGLLTIFTGARGIGKTVMLGAAHDIAREKGWAVISETATTGFMGRIGESMRGIAEELGSGPVNRKITAIAAAGFSITTQLPPERQVAWRTMGEELLKLLDDHGTGLIITVDEIHAADRGELAQLAASVQHFIQDRLPIGLVFAGLPAAVSDLLNEGVATFLRRADKIDLHAAAVREVEESFAATFSHASIKVSPGLVRQAAEATGGYPFLIQLVGYFLWREAEGNQGSLTSEAVDRAIAAANRRNVRTVIEAALAATSPKDLDFLAAMAEDDGPSLAGDIGRRIGAKTNLVANYRSRLLAAGLIESAGHGKVTFAIPGLRQHLRSQPGRP is encoded by the coding sequence ATGCCGGAAACGGAAACTCACAAGACTCATACAAACTCACAGGGAGCCCCGCTGAAGGAGAATCCCTTCCGCCCATCGGCGGGGGCAACACCCCCGCAAATCCTGGGCCGCGCAGGCGTGCTCGACGAGTTCGAGTACGGACTCCGCCTGGGGTCCGGCGCTCCGGGATTATTGACGATTTTCACCGGGGCCCGCGGAATCGGCAAGACGGTCATGCTCGGCGCCGCCCACGACATAGCTCGGGAGAAGGGTTGGGCCGTGATTTCCGAGACCGCCACCACCGGTTTCATGGGCCGTATCGGAGAATCCATGCGAGGTATCGCTGAGGAACTGGGATCCGGGCCGGTGAATCGCAAAATCACCGCAATCGCTGCCGCCGGCTTCAGCATCACCACCCAACTTCCGCCGGAGCGCCAGGTGGCGTGGCGAACAATGGGTGAGGAACTCCTGAAGCTCTTGGATGACCACGGCACCGGGCTGATCATCACGGTGGATGAGATCCATGCTGCTGACCGCGGCGAACTTGCCCAGCTGGCCGCCAGTGTCCAGCATTTCATCCAGGACCGGCTTCCCATAGGTCTAGTCTTTGCCGGGCTTCCGGCTGCCGTGTCCGATCTGCTCAACGAAGGTGTGGCCACGTTCCTCCGCCGTGCCGACAAGATAGATCTTCACGCAGCCGCGGTCCGTGAAGTGGAGGAGTCCTTCGCCGCCACCTTCTCCCACGCATCCATCAAGGTCTCCCCCGGTCTCGTGCGCCAGGCAGCCGAAGCCACCGGCGGGTATCCCTTCCTGATTCAGCTCGTTGGTTATTTTCTCTGGCGCGAAGCCGAAGGCAACCAGGGCAGCCTCACCTCGGAGGCTGTCGACCGGGCCATTGCGGCAGCCAACCGCCGCAATGTGCGGACGGTCATCGAAGCCGCCCTTGCCGCCACCTCCCCTAAGGACCTGGACTTCCTTGCGGCCATGGCAGAGGATGACGGGCCGTCCCTGGCCGGAGACATTGGCCGCCGTATCGGGGCCAAGACAAATCTCGTGGCAAACTACCGCTCCCGGCTCTTGGCGGCCGGACTCATAGAATCCGCCGGACACGGCAAGGTTACCTTTGCCATTCCCGGCCTCCGCCAGCATCTCCGGTCTCAGCCGGGACGACCTTAA